A genomic stretch from Chloroflexota bacterium includes:
- a CDS encoding Crp/Fnr family transcriptional regulator, with protein sequence MTATGNWVAGPMADRARPRSIHHGLAATNGQVVCPVREASWLDLFFNVPPEIEAKLESAARRRAYKRGETVLRKGDPADSLCLIVRGQVKLLLSAEGRDELLISVLGEGEYFGEVSLLDGGAWPVSAIAMEPTEVYVLDRKTVLQAVAACPELAEELLGTLTDRLRNTYEFIQDAIFLDVAGRLAKKILDLARDYGRDTPEGCIIDMDLTQQDLARMVGVTRESVNKHLGSFRARGMIETQDRRIVVLRPEDLQRRVY encoded by the coding sequence ATGACCGCTACAGGCAATTGGGTCGCGGGGCCGATGGCGGATCGAGCGCGCCCGCGATCGATCCATCACGGCCTTGCGGCGACGAACGGCCAGGTCGTCTGTCCCGTGCGGGAGGCGAGCTGGCTCGATCTCTTTTTCAACGTGCCGCCCGAGATCGAAGCGAAGCTGGAATCGGCGGCTCGGCGCCGCGCATATAAGCGCGGAGAGACCGTGCTGCGAAAGGGTGATCCCGCGGACAGCCTCTGCCTCATCGTCCGCGGCCAGGTGAAGCTGCTCTTGAGCGCCGAAGGGCGCGACGAGCTGCTGATCTCGGTTCTCGGTGAGGGTGAGTATTTCGGCGAAGTCTCGCTCCTGGATGGCGGGGCGTGGCCCGTGTCGGCCATCGCAATGGAGCCGACGGAGGTCTACGTCTTAGATCGCAAGACGGTGCTTCAGGCGGTGGCGGCATGCCCGGAGCTCGCCGAGGAGCTGCTCGGTACGTTGACGGATCGCCTTCGGAACACCTACGAATTCATCCAGGACGCCATCTTTCTAGACGTCGCCGGTCGGCTCGCGAAAAAGATCCTCGATCTGGCTCGCGACTACGGTCGGGACACGCCGGAGGGGTGCATCATCGATATGGACCTGACGCAGCAGGATCTGGCCCGCATGGTGGGCGTGACCCGCGAGTCAGTCAATAAGCATCTTGGCTCGTTTCGGGCGCGTGGCATGATAGAGACCCAAGATCGCCGCATCGTCGTGCTGCGGCCGGAGGACTTGCAGCGCCGGGTTTACTGA
- a CDS encoding SDR family oxidoreductase — protein MDETRGPQSSGAPGSGRVVLVTGGARGIGRATALDLASDGWDVAFCYRTSRAAALQVEAEIQDRGRRALSLAADVAVPDEATRLVERVLHAWGRLDALVNCAGPYRRVPILEETPEGWRSMLANNLDATYYVCRAAIPTLMEQRSGRIVNFAIANVDRLVAQPTMTAYAIAKMGVLMLTRTLARTLAPHGITVNAISPGYIDAPDLAEAERQDAMRRIPAGHLGTGADAAHVVRFLLSAEASYVTGANIPVSGGWGI, from the coding sequence GTGGACGAGACGAGAGGGCCACAGAGCAGCGGGGCGCCCGGATCAGGCCGGGTCGTTCTCGTCACTGGCGGCGCGCGCGGGATCGGTCGAGCGACCGCCCTCGACCTCGCGAGCGACGGCTGGGACGTCGCCTTCTGCTATCGAACCAGCCGGGCCGCGGCGCTCCAGGTTGAGGCGGAGATCCAGGACCGGGGACGCCGGGCGCTCTCCCTGGCCGCGGACGTGGCCGTACCCGACGAGGCGACGCGCCTCGTGGAACGGGTGCTCCACGCGTGGGGACGCCTGGACGCCCTGGTCAACTGCGCCGGTCCCTACCGCCGAGTTCCCATCCTCGAGGAGACGCCGGAGGGCTGGCGCTCAATGCTCGCGAATAATCTCGACGCGACCTACTACGTATGCCGCGCAGCCATTCCCACGCTGATGGAGCAGCGGAGCGGACGCATCGTGAATTTCGCCATCGCCAACGTGGACCGCCTCGTCGCGCAGCCGACCATGACCGCCTACGCCATCGCCAAGATGGGCGTCCTGATGCTGACTCGCACCCTGGCGCGCACCCTCGCCCCGCACGGCATCACGGTGAACGCGATTTCTCCCGGGTACATTGATGCGCCCGACCTCGCCGAAGCCGAGCGCCAGGACGCGATGCGTCGAATCCCGGCCGGGCACCTGGGAACCGGCGCCGACGCTGCCCACGTCGTGCGATTCCTGCTCTCCGCCGAGGCCAGCTACGTAACCGGGGCGAACATTCCCGTCAGCGGCGGCTGGGGGATTTGA
- a CDS encoding amidase, giving the protein MREPESPTVGSGSERGEHRRVSRRDFLGGAGIRAGLGREEPVNEALSGLSIAEAGRKLAAREVSSVELMRAVLARIERLEPRIGAFVARADPARCLAAAREADDEIAHRRYRGKLHGIPIAVKDTHYTVDLPTTARSPILAGFTPPFDATVVARLKAAGAIIVGKTNLPEWSFGGSTPGTKNPWDLSQDPGGSSGGSAAAVAAQMVLGATGGDTSGSIRSPAMRCGVVGLKPTRGRVSTYGIVPISWTLDHVGPIARTVEDAALLLNGLAGHDPNDPSSALTAAPIYNARLRRGVRGWRIGVYNAETLAGCGAESLRAFDEAIAVYRRLGADLRDVDLPVDGSVAHACQRVIRIGEAAAYHRAYLRAGMDYGKESAVRRQLAAGSLISAAIYQRALQLRASLIDRMQATFTEFDVLVTPGWDAIPDERGFPSAPILSGIWNLCGFPCIVVPAGMRSAPPVLPLGIQIVGSPFEEEKVLVAANAFEQAADWHRMRPPDPSR; this is encoded by the coding sequence ATGAGGGAACCCGAATCGCCGACGGTGGGAAGCGGCTCGGAGCGCGGCGAGCATCGGCGCGTGTCGCGACGGGATTTTCTTGGCGGCGCCGGAATCCGGGCCGGGCTCGGTCGCGAGGAGCCGGTCAATGAGGCGTTGTCCGGGCTCTCGATCGCAGAAGCGGGGCGCAAGCTCGCGGCGCGCGAGGTGTCGTCCGTCGAGCTCATGCGGGCGGTGCTGGCGCGCATCGAGCGGCTGGAGCCGCGCATCGGCGCGTTCGTGGCGCGGGCCGACCCCGCGCGCTGTCTTGCCGCCGCCCGCGAAGCGGACGACGAGATCGCGCATCGGCGGTATCGGGGAAAGCTCCACGGCATCCCGATCGCCGTCAAGGACACGCACTACACCGTCGATCTCCCGACGACCGCCCGCTCTCCGATTCTCGCCGGCTTCACGCCGCCCTTCGACGCGACGGTCGTCGCGCGGCTCAAGGCGGCCGGGGCGATCATCGTGGGGAAGACCAACCTGCCGGAGTGGTCCTTTGGCGGGTCTACGCCGGGGACCAAGAACCCCTGGGACCTCTCCCAAGACCCTGGGGGATCGAGCGGCGGCTCTGCCGCCGCGGTGGCGGCCCAGATGGTGCTGGGCGCAACGGGCGGCGACACGTCCGGCTCGATCCGATCGCCCGCGATGCGCTGCGGTGTGGTCGGGCTAAAACCGACCCGTGGTCGTGTGAGCACATACGGGATCGTCCCCATCTCCTGGACGCTCGACCACGTGGGGCCGATTGCGCGGACCGTGGAGGACGCGGCGCTGCTCCTGAACGGACTGGCCGGCCACGACCCGAACGACCCGTCCTCCGCGCTGACGGCGGCCCCCATCTACAATGCGCGGCTCCGACGTGGTGTGCGCGGCTGGCGAATCGGGGTGTACAACGCCGAGACGCTGGCGGGCTGTGGTGCCGAATCCCTTCGGGCCTTCGACGAGGCGATCGCCGTGTATCGGCGCCTGGGCGCGGACCTGCGGGATGTGGACCTACCCGTTGACGGGTCGGTCGCTCACGCGTGCCAGCGCGTTATCCGAATCGGAGAGGCGGCCGCTTATCATCGGGCGTATCTTCGCGCAGGGATGGACTACGGGAAGGAAAGCGCGGTCCGCCGTCAGCTCGCGGCGGGCTCCCTGATCTCCGCCGCCATCTACCAGCGCGCCCTCCAGCTTCGAGCGAGCCTCATCGACCGAATGCAGGCGACCTTCACGGAATTCGACGTGCTCGTCACCCCGGGCTGGGACGCGATTCCCGACGAGCGCGGCTTTCCATCCGCGCCAATCCTCAGTGGGATCTGGAACCTCTGCGGCTTTCCGTGCATCGTGGTGCCGGCTGGCATGCGGAGCGCGCCGCCTGTCCTGCCTCTGGGAATTCAAATCGTCGGCAGCCCCTTCGAGGAGGAGAAGGTCCTCGTGGCCGCGAACGCGTTCGAGCAGGCGGCGGATTGGCACCGCATGCGCCCGCCGGATCCTTCGCGGTAG
- a CDS encoding VWA domain-containing protein yields the protein MRGYRYSRWDGTQEIELFTPEDVMEQIADEMLEDGSLRSALRRMMQRGAEFSSGRRMMGLQELLERLREARTRNLDRFNLGSIFDDIAEKLENIIETERHGIRSRIGEDDPPTGEAGPSAGADDRAGAADPSVDPASAAPASSPAPSSTGAPGEAPSGGRGQAPGSTDPMFREILESMARKHLEQLDHLPPDVGGRIKELRDYDFMDAEARKQFDELMQMLQQQVMQSYFKGLQQSLQAMTPEAMKQIHQMVHDLNQLLDKHRRGEATDDDFEDFMKKWGQFFPEGIENLDQLAQHLQQQIAQMESLLNSMTPEMRRELEDMVDSIFGDSQFQWEMAQLAANLERMYPMRGAANDYPFSGDEPVSLQEAMKLMGDMNSLDQLERELMQALKSNDVSNVDTDEIGRLLGEEARRMAEQMQQLTRMLEEAGLIKRKGNEWELTPRAMRKIGERALQDIFGKLKTSTFGDHTLEKGGVGVERLDETKPYVFGDQFLIDTQRSVMNTIVREGPGTPLRMKMDDFEVYRTETLTQCSTVIMLDMSYSMMMAGRFQAGRKVALALDSLIRSQFPKDNLYVVAFSYFVLTLRPEMLLDSYWVEYGGGTNFQEALRQSRMILSKHKTGTKQIIMITDGQPTTFSSWSGDDGWGGFGYRHSPRALEETLREVVRCTKDGITINLFMMERDRHLSDFVAMMAKINRGRAFYAAPSRLGEYILLDYVNNKRRVVR from the coding sequence ATGCGGGGCTATCGCTATTCTCGCTGGGACGGGACCCAGGAGATCGAGCTCTTCACACCCGAAGATGTGATGGAGCAGATCGCGGACGAGATGTTGGAGGACGGCAGCCTCCGCAGCGCGCTGCGGCGCATGATGCAGCGGGGCGCCGAGTTTTCCAGCGGACGCCGCATGATGGGGCTCCAGGAGCTGCTCGAACGCCTGCGGGAGGCGCGAACCCGCAACCTCGACCGCTTCAACCTCGGCTCGATCTTCGACGACATCGCCGAGAAGCTCGAAAACATCATCGAGACAGAGCGACACGGAATCCGCTCCCGGATCGGGGAGGACGACCCGCCGACGGGTGAGGCAGGCCCGTCGGCCGGGGCCGATGACCGGGCCGGCGCCGCCGACCCGTCCGTCGATCCGGCGAGCGCAGCGCCGGCGTCGAGTCCAGCGCCATCTTCCACCGGCGCTCCTGGCGAAGCGCCCTCGGGCGGGCGCGGCCAAGCCCCCGGCTCGACCGACCCGATGTTCCGCGAGATCCTGGAGAGCATGGCCCGAAAGCACCTCGAGCAGCTCGACCATCTGCCGCCCGACGTTGGCGGGAGGATCAAAGAGCTGCGCGACTACGACTTCATGGACGCCGAGGCGCGGAAGCAGTTCGACGAGCTGATGCAGATGCTGCAGCAACAGGTTATGCAGAGCTACTTCAAAGGGCTCCAGCAGAGCCTGCAGGCCATGACCCCCGAGGCGATGAAGCAGATCCACCAGATGGTGCACGACCTGAACCAACTTTTGGACAAGCACCGTCGTGGCGAGGCAACCGACGACGACTTCGAAGACTTCATGAAGAAATGGGGCCAATTCTTTCCCGAGGGAATCGAGAACCTCGATCAGCTCGCCCAGCACCTCCAGCAGCAGATTGCCCAGATGGAGTCGCTCCTCAACTCCATGACGCCCGAGATGCGTCGCGAGCTGGAGGACATGGTCGACTCGATTTTCGGAGACAGCCAGTTCCAGTGGGAGATGGCTCAGCTCGCCGCCAATCTGGAGCGGATGTATCCGATGCGGGGCGCCGCCAATGACTACCCCTTCAGCGGCGACGAGCCCGTTTCGCTCCAGGAAGCGATGAAGCTCATGGGCGATATGAACAGCCTCGACCAGCTCGAGCGCGAGCTGATGCAGGCGCTCAAGTCGAACGACGTGTCCAACGTCGATACCGACGAGATCGGCCGCCTGCTGGGCGAGGAAGCGCGACGAATGGCCGAACAAATGCAGCAGCTTACTCGCATGCTCGAAGAGGCCGGCCTCATCAAGCGCAAGGGGAACGAATGGGAGCTGACACCGCGGGCGATGCGCAAGATCGGCGAGCGCGCGCTCCAGGACATCTTCGGAAAGCTCAAGACGAGCACCTTCGGTGACCACACCCTCGAAAAGGGCGGCGTGGGCGTGGAACGGCTGGACGAGACCAAGCCCTACGTGTTCGGCGACCAGTTCCTCATCGACACCCAGCGCAGCGTGATGAACACCATCGTGCGCGAGGGCCCGGGAACGCCGCTTCGCATGAAGATGGACGACTTTGAGGTCTATCGAACCGAAACGCTGACCCAGTGCAGCACGGTCATCATGCTCGACATGAGCTACTCGATGATGATGGCCGGCCGATTCCAGGCGGGCCGCAAGGTCGCCCTTGCGCTCGACAGCCTAATTCGGTCGCAGTTCCCCAAGGACAACCTCTACGTCGTCGCCTTTTCGTACTTCGTGCTCACGCTACGCCCGGAGATGCTCCTCGACAGCTACTGGGTCGAGTACGGAGGCGGCACGAACTTCCAAGAGGCGCTTCGGCAGTCGCGGATGATCCTCAGCAAGCACAAGACGGGCACGAAGCAGATCATCATGATCACCGACGGGCAGCCGACGACCTTCAGCAGTTGGTCAGGCGACGACGGATGGGGAGGATTCGGTTACCGGCACTCGCCTCGTGCGCTCGAAGAGACGCTGCGCGAGGTCGTGCGCTGCACGAAGGACGGCATCACCATCAACCTGTTCATGATGGAGCGCGACCGTCACCTCTCCGACTTCGTCGCCATGATGGCGAAGATCAATCGCGGCCGCGCATTCTACGCCGCCCCCAGCCGGCTCGGCGAGTACATCCTGCTCGACTACGTCAACAACAAGCGGCGCGTCGTCCGCTAG